Below is a genomic region from Methylobacterium sp. FF17.
GCGTCGATCCCGACGCGGGTGGCGATGCGTGAGCGGTCGATGAGCGGGCCGCTAGCGAATGGGCCGGTGCTGTCGTTGAAGGCGCCATAGACGCTGCGGTAATCGCCCTCGGTGCGCAGGTACCGCGCCGCCGAGTGGAAGTGCAGGTAATCGTTGAAGTTGTGGTCGAAGATGTAGCTGATGGAGGCTTGCGTGCGGTCCGAGCGCTCGAAGTTGCGGTCGCCGTCATAGAAGTCCACCGGCAGACGGCCGGTGATCCCGTTGCCGAAGTTGCGCGGGAACAGCGTGCCCACGGCAGGAAAGCCGCCGTAGAAGCCCGAGAACGGATCGCGCTCGTAATTGCCGATGATGGTGAGCGAGGTATCGGCGGACGGCCGCCAGGTGACGCTCGGATTGATGAGGACGCGCTCGACCTGGGTGGTCACCGCCGGGCCGTCGCCCTTCCAGCCGAGGCCGATGACCCGGTAGGCGAACTGGTCGGCGAGGGGGCCGGCCTCGGCGGGCAGGGGGCCGCCCACGTCGAAGCCGCCGCGCACCTCGTTGAAGCCGCCGCCCTGCACGAAGATCTCCCCGTGCTGGACGAAGCGCGGCATCTTGGAGACGAGGTTGACGATGCCGCCGGGGCCCGACTGCCCGTAGAGAACCGAGGCCGGGCCCTTGATGATGTCGACGCGCTCCAGCCGGTAGGGGTCGATGCTGGGAGAGGCGTCGCGGCTGCCCGGCAGGGGCAGGCCGTCGAGGAAGAGCGGAGCGCTGAAGCCCCGGATGTAGAACTGCTCCAGCCGGGTCGCGCCGGAGCCGCCGCGCTGCTCGGTGGTCACGCTCGGCGAATAGCGCAGGGCCTGGTTGAGGGTGAGCGCGTTCTGGTCCTCGATCTGCTGGCGACCGATCACGGAGATCGACTGGGCGGTCTCCACGATCGGCGTGTCGGTCTTGGTGGCGACCCGGCTCTGCGTAGCCACGTAGCCGCGCACCGGCCCGACCGCCCCGCCGGGCTGGCTGCCGGCCGCGTTCCTTCCGGTCCCGGTGCCTTCCACCGACAGTGTGTCGAGGGTCACGGTCTCGGAAGCCGGCTGCGCGTGAATCGAGATCGCGCTGGCGCCGACCCATGCAACGCTCGATAGAAACGTCAGCATCAGGCTGCGCTGCGCGAGGTCGGCGACGCGGGCGGAAGAAAGGGACAACAAGAAACCGTTCACTGCCGAGACCATTCAGTGAGAAC
It encodes:
- a CDS encoding TonB-dependent siderophore receptor, whose translation is MLTFLSSVAWVGASAISIHAQPASETVTLDTLSVEGTGTGRNAAGSQPGGAVGPVRGYVATQSRVATKTDTPIVETAQSISVIGRQQIEDQNALTLNQALRYSPSVTTEQRGGSGATRLEQFYIRGFSAPLFLDGLPLPGSRDASPSIDPYRLERVDIIKGPASVLYGQSGPGGIVNLVSKMPRFVQHGEIFVQGGGFNEVRGGFDVGGPLPAEAGPLADQFAYRVIGLGWKGDGPAVTTQVERVLINPSVTWRPSADTSLTIIGNYERDPFSGFYGGFPAVGTLFPRNFGNGITGRLPVDFYDGDRNFERSDRTQASISYIFDHNFNDYLHFHSAARYLRTEGDYRSVYGAFNDSTGPFASGPLIDRSRIATRVGIDAYTIDNNLVGKFDTGIFAHTALVGVDYRSFETRTLSSDFPAAPSLNVLAPNYAMTIPTPPFTTDSRITSEQTGIYFQDQVKFDRLVLTLGGRYDWASNYGPTRNLTTKFVNNQDVPSEAFTGRASLLYLFDNGFAPYVSYSEAFEPITSGRIFDANFGSVGRIPDPITSDQFEAGIKYQPPGTDILLTAAAFDIRRSNATNTDPVNRGFVVQTGAVGVQGLEFEARVNLAEGLNVIGGVSFIDARVVGDITKTLNQVTNQQVPLLGRTPVQIPDTTVSLFADYRFTSGPLLGLGIGGGVRYLGTSWGDPANTFKVPESVLVDAVLSYDLKNLDATLNGFTMQVNAQNLLDERYVTGCFSYSNCYYGLPRTVYATLRYRW